The DNA segment GACCCCGATCAGGGGATGTTCGTCCTCCGCGAGGAGACCGCCGTCGACGAGGACGATACGGTCGAGAGCGGCAACCTCTGTGTGGACTGCTTCGAAGACGTACGGGCGTTCGTACAGGGCGAAGCGTAGATGCACTCGGGCGTCGGACCGTCCGAAACGCGTTCTTCCGTCCGATACGCGGAGAGTGATCACGAACAGCCGTCGGACCGTCCCTGCGTGCTCGATCACTCCTCGGCCAGGCTCGGGTGCGGCGTCGGATCGTCGGGGTGCGGCTCGGCGAGCCACTCGCGCATCGCCTCGCGGGCCTCCTCGGCGCGGCGTTCTCGCTCCTCGTCCGTGATCTCCTCACAGCCGGGCGGGACGTCGATGCCCCGGTCGGTGAAGTAGCCCTCCGGGACGACCCAGTCGTTGTAGAAGTGGACGTCCGAATCGTGGATCAGCGTCAATGCGACCTGCGCGCCGTGGCCCGCGGCGATGACGGTCTGGTGGTACTGTTTGGCGAGGCGGCCGGCGGTGTACAGGCCCTCGACGTCGGTCCGTCCGTCCTCGTCCGTGCCGACGAACTGTTTGGTGCCGCGCCGATCGAGTTCGACCTCGAGCGTCTCGAGGTAGCTCGAGTCCGACCAGGAGGAGACGATCACCCGATCGGTTCGGAGCACGGCGCCGTCCTCGAGGGCGACCTCGAACCGTTCCTCCTCGTCGGTGATCTGGGTGACGCGTCCCTCGTGGAACTCGCAACCCGCGTGTTCGGCCTGCGCGTGCGTCATGTCCAAGAAGAGCCGCGGGTTGATGCCGACGGGAAAGCCGGGGAAGTTCTCGAGATGAGCGTTGCGCCGCAGGATCGACTCGCCGGCGTCGATGACGAGCGTCTCCAGTCCGGCGCGGGCGGTGAAGATCCCGGCGGTGAGGCCGGCGACGCCGCCGCCGACGA comes from the Halalkalicoccus sp. CG83 genome and includes:
- a CDS encoding FAD-dependent oxidoreductase; the protein is MNDDHEVLIVGGGVAGLTAGIFTARAGLETLVIDAGESILRRNAHLENFPGFPVGINPRLFLDMTHAQAEHAGCEFHEGRVTQITDEEERFEVALEDGAVLRTDRVIVSSWSDSSYLETLEVELDRRGTKQFVGTDEDGRTDVEGLYTAGRLAKQYHQTVIAAGHGAQVALTLIHDSDVHFYNDWVVPEGYFTDRGIDVPPGCEEITDEERERRAEEAREAMREWLAEPHPDDPTPHPSLAEE